TGTAAAGTACTGCACATGAAAGTTAATTTACAAGAAGGCAGGAAGATCTGTGAGTGTTATAAACAATTATAAAAGCAGTTTCTTTCTGATAGGCCTCActtaacaatatgaaataacacGAGAACAAACCCATCGTTCTTCAAATCATTTCCCACACCAGACTCCCTAAAGGACAAGATGGACACCGACTCAGTTCCTATTGGGAATGGATTTCTATAATAAAATGGTATGTATCAAAATGTTGTACTGAAGAGATTGACTGTTAAAATGTTCAAGCGTTGAATGAAATTTCCCACTGAAAGTGTAAAAAAACATTCTAGAACAccgaattgagtgaaattcccGCTATGCACGAGCTTGATTTACAGTGCTGAAAGTCAATAAATAAGGATGCAGTTATGAAACAAGAAGAAAACCACATTCTTACTTGCCAACTCTCCGACAGAGTTCTCAACCATGAGCACCGACTTGCCATATGAATCAGCAATGGGGTATGGATCAGGCTCCCAACTTACACACTTCTGCCCCCCACTTTCCATCTTAGGTTGGCTTGTGTCAATTCGTTTCGTATCAGGTTCTTCAAAAATATCTACTTTTTGATCTGGAACTTCAACAACAACCTTTGTGCTACTGCTTGATTGTCTACTCCCATAACCAAAGCTACCCACCTTTCGCAATCCAACTCCTTGCGCACCCTGCATTTGAACCTGTCCCATCTTTGGCCGGTTCGAAGTTGGGCTCGCTATCCACTTCTGCGCATCATCCCATTTGGACGGCGCTGGTTTGGAGAACGGGGCAAGAAGCACCCTTTGTGGAGCACACTCTGCCTTCTGAAACTCAAACATGGATGCGGACACACTCATAGCATCGCACCCACTACCATAATCTAAAGAAGGGTCTTCTTGGTTCCTAATTCTTGAATTGACTAATGTGCTATCCTTCAATCGCTGGTCGCTACCCATCTCCGGGCCTAATGAGTCAGCAGCATTCGAAGTCGAGCATTTGGGAAGAACACTCACAACATCTACATCTTTGCAGTTATCAGATGCACCACCCTCTGCAAGAATCCAGTCAAACATCGAAAGGGTAAGACCATCAAGAATAAATTTCACTAATTCTGATCTGTTGACCACaaagtatcattttttttatcattttttttttttaagtttaattaggCTAGCACTCGGCTACAAGCAATGGTTAACtactttctgtttgtttcccaAGAAAACTgaggaaaattgaaaagaaaatacgaAATTTGACTACTTTCTGCTAAACCGGAATCGCCACAGACCCAGTAGCTAGCTTAATTCAAAGACCAAGAAATATAAGATTCAAATAATGACTGATTAATTTAAAAGGGAAAATAAAGAGCTAACCAGCTTGATCATCAAAGTCAGGAGGCTGAGATCTCAGAGTGAATGCAGATTCAGTATCTTCattctccttcctcttcttctctacTCCCAGTAGCATACTCCTCTGCTTACCTGGGGAAAATCCCCCACCGCCCACCTGCACTTTCAAATCCCCAATAAGCGATCCGATAAACTAAAAAATGGGTCTTTGTTTTTGTACCCAAAAAATGAGAAAGCTAAAAACTTTGAAGCAAGTTCGTGAAATTGACGGATAAAGAATGATGGGTTttggagaaaaaagaaagaaaatgttcGAGTTTTGCACATTAAATTTGAAAACGATGGAATGTGAGAGGCACCTGAGGCTTTTGGATCCTTTCGTAATCCATGGAAATGTGAGGGTGACAAGATCATGCAAATTCAACGCGTTGGTGTAGAATTTCACTCAATCATTCTCTcccttcccctctctctctaggaGGAAGGAGGAAACGAATGAATGAATGCGCGGGCGAGTGAGTTTGCTTTTGCTTGTTTTGAGGAAAttgagagttgcagagagagagagggccgTACACAGATTGCAGTGAGtgagggaaggaaggaaagtcACGTCGCAGTCAGTCGGTCTCACTCACTTTCGCAGGGACTATTTATGTTTGCAGACAACGTAAGGCTTTGGACCCGCTGAACCTGAAAGTACAGTTTTAAGATGCGTTTGTTTGTTGAATCGGATTGAATTAGTTTcagaaattaaattgaattgatTTAGACTGTACTAAACTATAtagtaatattttatattatttaatgtatatataataatattttatattatttatgaattattattattatttcaaaaatctcattctacacttcagtgtatttttctttccaattataaaaaatttagaatgtcaaatgagatttttgaaatgctaataataattttctattatttaatgcatatttattattaattcacCTTTTACTTTTGTACTCTTGAGAAGCTGAAAGACTACCCCTCTCgaagtttttttttccccatttCTTCCTTCCTCCCTCTTTTTCTTGCAAAACGTAGGTGTAAAGCTCATTACAAATCCTTCAATACAAGCTCATCATTTTCACCCCTCTTACCGACATTAAGCATCTCCACCTTAAAGGGTGTTGCAGAAGAGTGCTTGCAGACGATGCAGCGTGCAGACGATGCAGTGGGCAAACGTAGAATGTTTGGGGACAGGACTAGCAATCCCATACATATTAGGGGTCCTCGATAAGACTACCTAGTGGAAGACTTAATCGGTGCAAGTCCGACTTAGTCTCATTATGATAATCCTTGTTCGTATCAAACACCGAGTAGCAATCTCAGCTAAGCCAATCCAATCCAAGGAAGTTTAGTGAGAgaaaacaaacgcccccttagtcTTTTAGCTTCTCAACCCTGCTTTATTTGGTTTGACACAACACGAGAAATAACTCAGacaaaaaatacaagaaaatctCTCACAAGAACTC
This Pyrus communis chromosome 6, drPyrComm1.1, whole genome shotgun sequence DNA region includes the following protein-coding sequences:
- the LOC137735897 gene encoding uncharacterized protein; its protein translation is MDYERIQKPQVGGGGFSPGKQRSMLLGVEKKRKENEDTESAFTLRSQPPDFDDQAEGGASDNCKDVDVVSVLPKCSTSNAADSLGPEMGSDQRLKDSTLVNSRIRNQEDPSLDYGSGCDAMSVSASMFEFQKAECAPQRVLLAPFSKPAPSKWDDAQKWIASPTSNRPKMGQVQMQGAQGVGLRKVGSFGYGSRQSSSSTKVVVEVPDQKVDIFEEPDTKRIDTSQPKMESGGQKCVSWEPDPYPIADSYGKSVLMVENSVGELAINLSQHDSSTAFHGTTTFIPPPSTARSVSMRDMGTEMTPIASQEPSGTGTPVGATTPIRSPNNSSPSTPSKAAPASSPIDQNTNKELSEKELQMKTRREIMVLGMQLGKMNIAAWASKEEDKDASASQKTVPEEQPGTSVIETRAAAWEESEKAKYMARFKREEMKIQAWENHQKAKTEAEMRKIEVEVERIRGHAHGKLMNKLAAARHKAQEKRAAAEAKRNQQAAKAEHQAEYIRKTGHIPSSFWCWGWCY